In the Rhodospirillaceae bacterium genome, one interval contains:
- the ubiA gene encoding 4-hydroxybenzoate octaprenyltransferase, producing the protein MSDTKPAPSENTYASDIAPDSWVNRFTPRWSRGYLKLARVDRPIGTWLLLWPCLWAILLAESFTRKPVSAELFILFIIGAIVMRGAGCTYNDIIDRDFDGKVARTASRPIPAGDVTVRQAWGFLAVQLVIGLGVLLQLNMMTIGLGLASLVLVLTYPFMKRITYWPQAWLGLTFNWGALMGWTAVTGSLSWAAAALYAAGFSWTLGYDTIYAHQDKDDDALIGVKSTARRLGQNTLPFVIGMYTLTILLLAVAVGLTGFSWISCGLLFVTACHFTWQAATLDTEDSANCLARFKSNRDAGFFIALAMWAASF; encoded by the coding sequence ATGTCTGACACCAAACCCGCACCTTCTGAAAACACATACGCCTCCGATATTGCGCCGGACAGCTGGGTGAACCGTTTTACCCCCCGATGGAGCCGCGGTTATCTGAAACTCGCGCGTGTGGACCGACCCATCGGCACCTGGCTGCTCTTGTGGCCGTGTCTGTGGGCTATTCTGCTCGCAGAGTCTTTTACCCGTAAGCCGGTTTCAGCGGAACTCTTTATCCTATTCATCATTGGCGCCATCGTGATGCGCGGGGCAGGCTGCACCTACAACGACATTATTGACCGTGACTTTGATGGCAAGGTGGCGCGGACTGCATCGCGGCCTATTCCCGCAGGCGACGTTACGGTGCGGCAGGCCTGGGGCTTTCTGGCAGTACAGTTGGTCATCGGTTTAGGGGTGCTGCTGCAACTCAACATGATGACCATCGGCCTAGGGTTGGCGTCGTTGGTGTTGGTGCTGACGTATCCGTTCATGAAACGCATCACCTACTGGCCGCAAGCCTGGCTGGGGCTGACCTTTAACTGGGGCGCCTTAATGGGTTGGACAGCTGTGACCGGATCGCTGTCGTGGGCGGCTGCCGCGCTATACGCAGCAGGATTTTCCTGGACGCTGGGATACGACACCATTTATGCCCACCAAGACAAAGACGACGACGCCTTGATCGGCGTGAAATCAACAGCCCGGAGACTGGGGCAAAACACTCTGCCCTTTGTAATTGGTATGTATACGTTAACCATTCTGCTGCTGGCTGTCGCTGTCGGCCTCACCGGATTTTCATGGATCAGCTGTGGACTGCTGTTCGTAACCGCCTGCCATTTCACTTGGCAGGCTGCGACCTTGGATACGGAAGATTCTGCAAATTGTCTGGCACGGTTTAAGTCGAACCGGGACGCCGGGTTCTTTATTGCGCTCGCTATGTGGGCCGCCTCTTTTTAA
- a CDS encoding 16S rRNA (uracil(1498)-N(3))-methyltransferase, with protein MPASSSALRLYVTTDLSTGSEIDLSQDQARYVAQVMRRAVGDAVLLFNGRDGEWQGQVSQLGKKTATITMVQQTRPQAAGQSLTLLFAPVKRTGTDLIVQKVTELGVTVIQTVLTARTNSERVRGDRLTSIAIEAAEQCRRVSVPDIKEPISLEQVLSDWPAEHPIFVCDETGSGQPVAAAMAPFAAKNVAGAGFVIGPEGGFSETELDLMRSLPFCSLVSLGPRILRAETAAFAALTCWQALCGDWCLVSPSLQDQDETEAGTVKTKP; from the coding sequence ATGCCAGCCTCATCCTCTGCCTTACGTCTATACGTCACTACTGATCTTTCAACTGGCTCTGAGATTGATCTGAGCCAGGACCAAGCGCGGTATGTCGCCCAGGTTATGCGGCGTGCAGTGGGAGATGCTGTTCTGCTCTTTAACGGTCGAGATGGCGAATGGCAGGGCCAGGTCAGTCAGTTGGGCAAAAAAACCGCAACGATTACCATGGTACAGCAAACCCGACCCCAAGCCGCAGGTCAGTCTCTGACGTTGCTGTTTGCCCCCGTTAAACGCACTGGAACCGATCTTATTGTGCAGAAGGTCACAGAGCTGGGCGTAACTGTGATCCAAACCGTGTTAACAGCGCGCACCAACAGCGAGCGGGTGCGGGGCGACCGTCTGACATCCATCGCCATAGAGGCTGCCGAGCAATGCCGCCGTGTTTCGGTGCCTGATATCAAGGAGCCGATATCGTTGGAGCAGGTGTTGTCGGATTGGCCTGCGGAACACCCTATATTTGTCTGCGACGAAACCGGAAGTGGTCAACCAGTGGCCGCCGCTATGGCCCCATTTGCGGCCAAAAACGTGGCCGGTGCCGGTTTTGTGATCGGTCCGGAAGGGGGATTCTCAGAGACAGAGCTTGACCTAATGCGCTCGCTGCCGTTTTGTAGCCTTGTTTCCTTAGGACCGCGCATTCTTCGTGCGGAAACTGCGGCTTTTGCGGCACTGACCTGCTGGCAAGCGTTGTGTGGAGACTGGTGTCTTGTAAGCCCGTCGCTTCAGGACCAAGACGAAACAGAAGCCGGGACAGTTAAGACTAAACCATGA
- a CDS encoding glutamate--cysteine ligase, which produces MTSFPSKESAPITSKADLVAYAEAGNKPVDQWRVGTEHEKFMYCLESYKALTYDGDRGVRAFLEGLQRFGWEPVFEGDSVIALSAPGKGSVSLEPGGQLELSGAPLETVHQTCGEVTEHRKQVKEVAEDLGIGLLGLGMTPNWRREDVHWMPKGRYKIMRDYMPKVGKLGLDMMLRTCTVQVNLDYSSEADMVKKMRVSLALQPLATALWANSPFTEGKPNGKLSQRAAIWHDTDKDRTGMMPFAFESGMGFERYVDFVLDAPMYFVYRKGYVDAAGQSFRDFMNGTLPALPGEAPTIADWEDHLSTVFPEVRLKKFLEMRGSDSGPWARLCALPAFWMGLLYDDQALDAAWDLVKGWSDEDRESLNRIVPTTGLKSEIAGRSLQDIALQVLDIARTGLSRRARLDSAGEDETGFLNPLQEIAASGITPAEKMLEAFHTKWNGDITKVFSEYSY; this is translated from the coding sequence ATGACATCTTTTCCCTCTAAAGAGTCTGCTCCGATCACGAGTAAGGCTGATCTGGTTGCCTATGCTGAGGCTGGCAACAAACCCGTTGATCAATGGCGCGTTGGCACCGAGCACGAAAAGTTTATGTACTGCTTGGAAAGCTATAAGGCGTTGACCTATGACGGCGACCGCGGTGTGCGGGCTTTTTTGGAAGGCTTGCAGCGGTTTGGCTGGGAGCCCGTTTTTGAAGGCGACAGCGTCATCGCTCTCAGCGCCCCCGGAAAAGGGTCTGTGTCGCTTGAGCCCGGTGGTCAGTTAGAACTTTCTGGGGCACCTCTTGAGACGGTGCATCAAACCTGCGGCGAGGTTACGGAACATCGCAAGCAAGTCAAAGAAGTCGCCGAGGATCTTGGCATCGGTTTGCTTGGTCTGGGTATGACACCAAACTGGCGGCGCGAAGACGTGCATTGGATGCCCAAGGGGCGTTATAAAATCATGCGCGACTACATGCCAAAAGTTGGCAAACTTGGCCTCGATATGATGCTCCGCACCTGCACAGTACAGGTCAATCTCGATTATTCCTCTGAAGCCGATATGGTCAAAAAGATGCGCGTATCTCTTGCGCTGCAACCGTTGGCAACGGCGTTATGGGCCAACTCTCCTTTTACAGAAGGCAAGCCCAACGGCAAGCTCAGCCAACGTGCCGCCATCTGGCATGATACCGACAAAGACCGCACGGGCATGATGCCCTTCGCCTTTGAAAGCGGCATGGGATTTGAGCGTTATGTGGATTTCGTGCTCGATGCGCCTATGTATTTTGTCTATCGCAAGGGGTACGTCGATGCGGCGGGGCAGTCATTCCGCGATTTCATGAACGGCACGCTGCCCGCTCTGCCCGGCGAGGCACCCACCATCGCCGACTGGGAAGATCACCTTTCCACTGTTTTTCCAGAAGTCCGCCTGAAAAAGTTCTTGGAAATGCGTGGCTCAGACTCTGGCCCTTGGGCGCGTTTGTGTGCCCTGCCAGCGTTCTGGATGGGATTGCTCTATGACGATCAGGCGCTTGACGCAGCTTGGGACCTTGTCAAAGGCTGGTCCGATGAAGACCGGGAGTCGCTTAATCGCATCGTCCCGACAACGGGTTTGAAATCAGAAATTGCAGGCCGGTCTCTGCAGGATATCGCACTGCAGGTGCTTGATATTGCTCGCACGGGCCTCAGTCGCCGGGCACGGTTGGACTCTGCCGGAGAAGATGAAACCGGGTTCCTCAACCCCTTGCAAGAGATCGCCGCTTCAGGGATAACCCCCGCAGAGAAAATGCTCGAGGCGTTTCACACCAAGTGGAACGGCGACATTACCAAAGTCTTTTCAGAATATAGTTATTAG
- a CDS encoding chorismate mutase, whose translation MNDVNDQTETVSPKFPECESLDEVRENIDRLDKTIVPLLVERNHFVMQAAKLKGDVDAARVPSRIEDVVKKVRRVAEERGSNPEIVETIYRAMIEINIQLEEEQIKKRTGKG comes from the coding sequence ATGAATGATGTGAATGACCAGACCGAAACGGTGAGCCCAAAATTCCCAGAGTGTGAGTCTCTGGACGAAGTGCGCGAAAACATCGACCGCCTGGACAAAACAATCGTACCGTTGTTGGTCGAGCGTAATCACTTTGTGATGCAGGCCGCTAAACTCAAAGGCGATGTTGACGCAGCACGCGTTCCATCCCGCATTGAAGATGTTGTGAAGAAAGTGCGTCGTGTTGCTGAAGAGCGCGGCAGCAACCCAGAAATTGTTGAAACGATTTACCGGGCCATGATTGAAATCAACATTCAGCTCGAAGAAGAGCAAATTAAAAAGAGAACTGGTAAAGGTTAA
- a CDS encoding GNAT family protein, with protein MKTSDQAIIQIPGYTLRSLRLSDAKTLSEFSEDERYWQFLADGALGPAQAHVFVSDAVSASMRKDSGDMWWAIEEQSTQKFVGMASLKRNGKVEHRNYSVGCAFAPHAQGQGLGTSLGWALISYAFESVNAHRVECSCSIDNDSSVHIMKNIFGMTYEGVRREHRLTSRGWWSSHVFSILEDEFAAKAQSENV; from the coding sequence GTGAAGACCTCGGACCAAGCCATCATACAAATTCCGGGCTACACGCTACGATCATTGCGTCTCAGTGATGCTAAAACGCTTTCAGAGTTCTCTGAAGACGAACGCTACTGGCAGTTCTTGGCCGATGGCGCGCTTGGACCAGCACAAGCTCATGTCTTTGTTTCTGACGCGGTATCGGCGTCGATGCGCAAGGATAGCGGCGACATGTGGTGGGCCATCGAAGAGCAAAGCACACAAAAATTTGTCGGGATGGCCAGCCTTAAGCGCAATGGCAAAGTTGAACATCGCAATTACTCTGTCGGATGTGCCTTTGCACCTCATGCCCAGGGCCAGGGACTTGGAACCTCTCTTGGATGGGCTCTGATCTCGTATGCCTTTGAGTCAGTCAACGCGCATCGCGTTGAATGCAGTTGTTCCATCGATAATGACTCTTCAGTCCACATCATGAAAAACATCTTCGGCATGACGTACGAGGGCGTTCGCCGAGAGCACCGTCTCACCTCACGCGGTTGGTGGAGTTCGCATGTGTTTTCCATTCTTGAAGATGAATTCGCCGCTAAGGCGCAAAGCGAGAACGTTTAA
- a CDS encoding DUF1838 family protein, which yields MFPSLNRPINKTLSRRRFLSAATAATAGAGLGSSMLTPYALAQSQETEAPLTGPYNFTNPYDWLAAYAKVRGRLDGQVGLYHYVAHVYGVPAGGVAQLMFRREGVSQHRMTVRKDRTLDLQYVECNYTQHPETGALIDDFYDNPLTGELVPIRHQAPVPGPLVRINPTGGFTPDIQREPPAAFVNPVGPPLFGEGRVFFNDDILMYTPGPENTPGRHLTELITFSADIRDVQNPELMSAKSFAYIAATTPWSGWLNMEDRPGHMMMRYLAEKIATVDEIPSWLRKRIDTDHPKFFTESGI from the coding sequence ATGTTTCCGTCCCTCAATCGCCCGATCAACAAAACGCTCAGCCGTCGTCGCTTTTTGTCTGCCGCAACTGCCGCAACCGCGGGTGCAGGGCTTGGATCTTCAATGTTGACCCCGTATGCGCTGGCACAGAGCCAGGAGACGGAAGCACCACTGACCGGCCCCTACAACTTCACCAACCCTTATGATTGGCTCGCCGCTTACGCAAAGGTGCGTGGACGCTTAGATGGTCAGGTCGGGCTTTATCATTACGTGGCGCATGTTTATGGCGTGCCTGCAGGTGGTGTCGCTCAACTAATGTTCCGTCGCGAAGGAGTCAGCCAGCACCGCATGACCGTGCGTAAAGACCGCACGTTGGATTTGCAATATGTCGAATGTAACTACACACAGCATCCAGAAACCGGCGCGCTGATTGACGACTTCTACGACAACCCATTGACGGGCGAACTTGTCCCGATCCGTCATCAAGCGCCGGTGCCTGGGCCGCTGGTGCGTATTAATCCCACTGGCGGCTTCACACCCGACATTCAAAGAGAACCACCTGCCGCCTTCGTGAATCCTGTTGGACCGCCCTTATTCGGCGAGGGGCGCGTGTTTTTTAACGATGATATCCTGATGTACACGCCAGGCCCGGAAAACACGCCTGGCCGTCACCTCACCGAACTGATCACATTTTCAGCCGACATCCGTGACGTTCAGAACCCTGAATTAATGAGCGCCAAAAGCTTTGCCTATATCGCCGCGACAACGCCGTGGTCCGGTTGGTTAAATATGGAGGACAGACCGGGTCATATGATGATGCGTTATCTGGCCGAGAAAATCGCCACTGTCGACGAAATACCGTCATGGCTGCGCAAACGAATCGACACAGATCATCCGAAATTTTTTACGGAATCTGGAATTTAA
- a CDS encoding DUF1838 family protein: protein MTLKAISMPLVNRRQALQFASGVGMATAASGILSTPVEAVGGMGNDARINGPYLDLRTKEGNMIASGRIYGNTDAGVPKFGWYDGYVMGVAPGGPVKNICGFKGMSSAKLIPNEGKPGWRKVLREVGYYYDLKTGEILEEMVNPYTDEKVRVVHVANDPFNQTIEPYYPPPPNYGGLNEQTEPMPQIPIILEWNVSGDNRLLMERHIHLFYPSALEPGKWVRESAGPMNRVSEMFFFNMSLEDMQNPELTSVEYSGTWARITPWLPWMLMGQAPGNVVYQTFMGGYDSLEDIPSDIVEYTAKNYPKYLTPPPEDYGPSLSSLENYAREQEPVQPGGV from the coding sequence ATGACACTCAAGGCAATCAGCATGCCGCTCGTCAATCGCCGCCAGGCCCTTCAATTTGCTTCTGGCGTTGGAATGGCGACTGCGGCCTCTGGTATTCTATCGACACCTGTTGAGGCAGTTGGCGGCATGGGGAATGATGCGCGTATCAACGGGCCATATCTTGATCTCCGCACCAAAGAAGGCAACATGATCGCCAGTGGCCGTATTTACGGGAACACCGATGCCGGTGTGCCGAAGTTCGGCTGGTATGATGGCTATGTCATGGGCGTTGCGCCCGGTGGTCCGGTTAAAAATATCTGCGGCTTTAAAGGTATGAGCTCAGCCAAGCTGATTCCGAATGAGGGCAAGCCCGGATGGCGCAAAGTGTTGCGCGAAGTTGGCTATTACTACGACCTCAAAACCGGTGAAATTTTAGAAGAAATGGTCAACCCATACACCGATGAAAAAGTGCGTGTCGTTCATGTGGCCAACGATCCGTTTAACCAGACCATCGAGCCGTATTATCCGCCACCGCCCAACTACGGTGGATTGAATGAGCAGACAGAGCCGATGCCGCAAATTCCAATTATTCTGGAATGGAACGTCTCGGGCGATAATCGTTTGTTGATGGAGCGCCATATTCACCTGTTTTATCCGTCGGCGCTTGAACCCGGAAAATGGGTTAGGGAAAGTGCTGGCCCGATGAATCGCGTGTCAGAGATGTTCTTCTTTAACATGTCGTTGGAAGATATGCAGAACCCGGAGCTCACCTCAGTTGAATATTCCGGCACTTGGGCACGCATTACGCCGTGGTTGCCGTGGATGCTGATGGGCCAAGCGCCTGGCAATGTTGTCTATCAAACCTTCATGGGCGGCTACGACAGCCTTGAGGACATTCCCAGTGATATCGTTGAGTACACCGCCAAAAACTATCCGAAGTACCTGACACCGCCACCGGAAGACTATGGCCCTTCTTTATCCAGCCTGGAAAATTACGCGCGCGAGCAAGAGCCAGTTCAGCCTGGAGGCGTTTAA
- a CDS encoding autotransporter assembly complex family protein, with product MKGISTYRVMALATLACVSVFVILVSVPAVAQEAVNAMPAEIPYDVSFSGLPTPELEADIKEASQLLRLKDSPPASILGLRRRIRADVQRFTEIMKSQGYYGSRVTMDMNRPGTQEAVQNDNVARASTTKTQVAIQVLPGPRYNFAPPVVSLTTPLSVENTGYQLPLDILAGQPALASEVIDAEHRAIQMLANAGYPFAKILPRRAEVDHGRSTIAVFVNIDPGLYHSFGRIVFSGLQTVEEIYLTRLLPWVQGVPFDLSKLAAYRQSLIDTRLFTSVKVEPVTASAVPGGQSVDTSGKPLDILVTVEQGALRTIGTSLSYARDEGFGGSVTWQHRNIFGQGETLDLLTEVTELNQLASASLTKPAFRRPDQVLKTGLSLLHEDSDAFEEYSATVQAGVTRDLWSSWRAGVGVSVEAAELTDAFGTQQSYLLGLPLSLTRDQTDSLLDPKRGYRLGFEVTPYAGEFGGTALFTRASATGTYYYPWSDDVRPVVLAARLKVGSVIGEQSQNVPANKRFYSGGGGSVRGFGYQLLGALDADNDPIGGRSVIETGLEARVPVTDALSVVPFVDGGLVSPSVTPSLSEKFRVGAGLGVRYATPVGPLRLDVAIPVNRRKAVDSSFQFYISFGQAF from the coding sequence ATGAAGGGAATATCCACATATCGCGTGATGGCATTGGCCACTTTGGCCTGTGTGAGCGTGTTTGTAATTCTTGTTTCTGTGCCAGCGGTGGCTCAAGAGGCGGTGAACGCCATGCCTGCAGAGATTCCCTATGACGTCTCTTTTTCTGGTCTTCCTACTCCAGAGTTGGAGGCCGATATTAAAGAGGCATCTCAACTATTGCGGCTGAAAGACTCACCGCCTGCCAGTATCTTAGGGCTACGCCGCCGCATAAGAGCGGACGTTCAGAGATTTACTGAGATCATGAAATCCCAAGGGTACTACGGTAGCCGTGTAACAATGGACATGAACCGCCCTGGCACTCAAGAGGCTGTGCAAAATGACAATGTGGCCAGGGCCTCAACCACAAAAACACAGGTCGCCATTCAGGTGTTGCCAGGGCCGCGTTACAACTTTGCACCACCGGTTGTGTCTCTCACCACGCCGCTTTCTGTTGAAAATACAGGCTATCAATTGCCGCTTGATATTCTGGCCGGGCAACCAGCTTTGGCATCAGAAGTTATCGACGCTGAGCACAGAGCAATTCAAATGCTTGCCAACGCAGGCTACCCGTTTGCTAAAATTTTGCCGCGCCGGGCCGAGGTTGATCATGGTCGGAGCACCATCGCGGTCTTCGTCAATATTGACCCGGGTTTATATCATAGCTTTGGACGCATCGTGTTTTCGGGCCTTCAAACGGTCGAGGAAATTTATCTGACGCGGTTGCTACCGTGGGTTCAGGGTGTGCCCTTTGATCTTTCAAAATTGGCTGCCTATCGTCAAAGCTTGATTGACACGCGTCTTTTTACCTCAGTTAAAGTTGAGCCCGTGACAGCCAGCGCGGTGCCAGGCGGTCAATCGGTCGATACGTCAGGCAAGCCTCTCGATATTTTGGTGACTGTGGAGCAGGGCGCGTTGCGCACCATTGGAACATCTTTAAGCTACGCGCGGGATGAGGGGTTCGGCGGCAGTGTGACATGGCAGCACCGCAACATTTTTGGTCAGGGCGAGACTCTCGATCTGCTGACAGAGGTAACGGAGTTGAATCAGCTTGCCTCTGCCAGCCTCACCAAACCGGCCTTCCGCCGACCAGACCAGGTTTTGAAAACGGGACTGTCTTTGTTGCATGAAGACAGCGACGCTTTCGAAGAATACTCAGCCACTGTGCAGGCGGGAGTCACCCGTGACCTGTGGTCGTCTTGGCGTGCTGGGGTTGGTGTCTCCGTTGAAGCCGCTGAACTGACCGATGCGTTTGGCACCCAGCAATCATACTTGCTCGGTCTGCCACTAAGTCTCACCCGAGACCAGACCGATAGCCTTCTGGACCCCAAACGGGGCTATCGTTTGGGGTTTGAGGTAACCCCTTATGCGGGTGAGTTCGGTGGTACAGCACTGTTTACACGTGCGTCTGCCACTGGCACCTACTACTACCCCTGGTCTGATGATGTACGACCGGTGGTTCTCGCTGCGCGCTTGAAAGTGGGCAGCGTGATTGGCGAGCAATCCCAGAATGTGCCAGCCAACAAAAGGTTTTACTCTGGCGGTGGTGGATCAGTGCGCGGTTTTGGCTATCAGCTGCTTGGGGCGTTAGATGCCGACAATGATCCAATTGGCGGACGCTCGGTCATTGAAACCGGGCTTGAGGCGCGCGTGCCGGTTACGGATGCCTTGTCTGTGGTTCCGTTTGTTGATGGCGGCCTCGTTTCGCCCTCTGTTACGCCATCACTGTCAGAAAAGTTTCGGGTGGGCGCTGGTCTGGGCGTCCGTTATGCAACACCGGTTGGTCCGCTCCGGCTGGATGTTGCGATCCCCGTTAACCGCAGAAAAGCCGTGGATTCAAGCTTCCAGTTCTACATCAGCTTCGGACAGGCGTTTTAA